TAGCCTTCGCTTAAGCCATTCATGCACCGGCAGCAGCGATACCGTAGCGGTCCCATACGCGACCCGAATGGCGTGGTCGACCGATTCATCACGGCACCTCACTCGGCGGGTGTGACGATAGCCTGGGGCCAGTCGAAAGCCATACGACTTGTGGCCCTGTTGGGCTTGCTTGTCACACTGCACTACTCCACTGTCAATCAGTGCATTGCGGAGTGTCTTGTAGACACTGACGGGAATGACTTTCGTGAGATAGTCGTACTTGAGCCGTATGTACCCTCGGTTGTCTGCCTGCCAACTAATCCACTTCCAATGCAGCAGATTCAAAAAGTAGTGGGCGTAGTCGCGTTGCGACTTGGGGAACATTTTTGGGTCGTACATCACTGGGATGTAGAACGATGCCGGTTTATCCGTCCATGCCATGTCGAAATTCTTCCTTTCAAATGGGTGACCCGATCGGCTGTCATGCGAAAGGAAGAATCACAACAGCCGATCGGAATCGACGCGGGAGCGACCCGCTACCCATTAGTATTTTCTGCGTATCCTCGAATTGACTTCTGGTTGCCCTCAATTGGTTGCTATGTCGTTACTCGCACACCCGCTAGGCCAGCCCCTCGGCCCCATCGCGTACGGGGCTCACTGACCGCCGATCGACTGCCAAGGCCCCTCGGTTCGCCTTTGGGTGCCGAAGGCCCTTAGGGGGTCGCTGGCGGGCTCGGTTCGACCCGTCGCCCCCTGTTTAGCCCGATAGTTGTGCCGTTTACGACGAAAAGCACGGTATCAATGGGTTTCATCGTCGAACGATGCCGCCACGACGGGCAAGCTGCACCCGATCACACGCCAGGCGCTCGACAAGATGTGGACGCTACAGCGCGAAGACGGCGGATGGACCTGGCTGAAGTGCGATTGGCCGCCGATGGAATCCGATGATCATTTCGGCGTTGCGTTTGCAGCCATTGGGGCGGGCGTCGCGCCGGACGGATACGCCGACACGCCGGCGGCCAAGGCCGGCTTGGACAAGATCCGCACCTACCTGGCGAACAACCCTCCGCCGACCTTGCATCATAAGGCGATGGTCATGTGGGCCTCGACGTACGTGCCGAACCTGATGACCGATGCCGACCGGCAGGCGTGCATCGATACACTGCGCGGCCTGCAGCACGACGACGGCGGTTGGGGGCTGGCCACGCTGGGCAACTGGCAGCGCGGCGACGGCACACCGCAGGACACCGCGGCCAGCGATGGCTACGGCACCGGCTTCGTCATCTATGTGTTACGTCGCGCAGGAATTGCGGCCGACGACGCGCAAATCCAGCGTGGCATTACCTGGCTCAAGACCCATCAGCGGGAAAGTGGCCGCTGGTTCTCGCGGTCGTTGCACGCGGACAGCAAACACTATATTTCGCACGCGGGCACGGCCTTCGCGCTATTGGCGCTGGCCTCTTGCGATGCGGCGAAGTAGGGACACGACGATGGAATGGTGCGATCGACAGTGGCAGCGCGCCAGTCGTTGCGGGGCTACTGCTACTTCTTCCACGGAATGTGATAGCCGTCGACGTTGAGCCTAATGCGGTACAGCTTCTTGTCGACGGTTACATACAGCGTGCTTGCCTCGGCGCCGATCCCGAATTCGCAATTGCTCGGCAAGCCTTCGGTCGCCTCGACGTCGGCCGCTACCGTGGCCGTGGGAATAAAGGCCAGTTCCTTGCCTGCGGGATCGAGCACTAGTATTCCCGGCCGCTTGGCGCTGCGTGCCGCCAGGTAAAGATTCCCTTGCACGTCGATGGTCATGCCGTCGCAGCCATCTTCCTTGCCGAAATCAATCAAGGTGTGGCGTGGCCCACTGACCGTGCCTGCTGCAGACAAGCCGAAGGCGTAGACCTTCATGGCACCTTTCGCCGGTTTGACGCCGGCCTGGATGCGATCGCTGCCGTTGTTGGTATCGGCAACGTACAGTGTCTTCTGGTCCGGGCTGATGGCGATGCCGTTGGGCTTTTCGACATCGTGCGTCACTTCATTCACCTTGCCGTCGGCGTCGATCCGATAGACGGCCCGCTGCTCGAGCTCGCGCGGTTCAGTTCCCAAGTAACGCGGATCGGTGAAATAGATGCGTCCTTGCTCGTCCAGACATAGATCGTTGGGAGCGTTGAAGTGCTTTCCCTGATAACGGTCGGCGAGCGTCGCGCGCTCGCCCGTCTTTACGTTCCAGCGAGACACGCGGCGGCCCCCCTGGTCTGAACCCTCGCAGGCGATGAGTTGGCCCTGGGCGTCGAATGCCAGTCCGTTTGCTTTGCCGCTGTCGGCCGTGAAGGTTGACGTTTTTTGCGTGGCCGGATCGAAGCGGACGATTAATCCATGGTCTGCCCCTTCCGGGATATCGGTGAAGTAAATGCTGCCGTCGGGGGCAACCGCCGGACCCTCGGTCAATCCGCCGGCGATTGGCGCGGTGCGCGTGTAGAGCAGCTCGAGCCGTGCATTGGCAGGCACAATATCATTGTCGGCTGCCAGAACCGCGCGCGGTGCCAGCGAAACCACGAGCAGCAGAGCCGCCACTACCGGTCGCCGGCATTTTTCGTTGATCTTGATGCGCATGATTAACTCCGCGAGGGGGGCCGCATAAGGGTGGCGTCCTATCTAGGGCGCAGAGGGGCACTTTAGTCTGCTGGCGGAGGCTATGCCATAGTGGCGATCTGCTTGTAATGAGGCCGACGGTTAGGACCGATGCGGTCGGGGGGCATTACGTAAGCGCAATTGGCCGGGGTACCACGCCCACGCCAAGTGTGGGCGTGCGAAGTAAGTTTTGACGCCAAGACATGCCCACGCCAGCGTGGGCATGGCACCGGGCCCAAGATTTTTAGCTTCCTGCGGACTCGTCTCTGCTCTGGGCCCACGATGCTGGTCGATTTGCACCGTCGCGGCGAGTCGTGTCTAATCGAAATTGTTCGGGAACGTGGAACTCAAAAACATCGCACGCCATACCCGTCATCCCTTCGGAGGTCCTGCCATGACACGCGACAACCGTCCGTGCCCGGATTGCTCTTCTTCGGACGCCGTAACCGCTGTTGATTCCGTGAACCGGCGCGACTTTTTGCGCACGGCCGGGGCCGTAGGCGCGGCGGCTACCTTGGGTTCGTTGCCGTTGTGGACGCCTGGGCGAAGTTGGGCGGCCGATACGGCGGCGTCGAGCAGTTCGTCCCCCGAATCGTTGGTGAAGGTGCTCTACGATGCGTTGAAGCCTGAGCAGCGCGCCAAGGTGTGCTACTCGTGGGACCACACCGACCCGAAGCGTGGTTTGCTGCGTACCTTTGTCGCCAACAACTGGAACATCAACGACCAGGAAATCAACAGCGACTTTTACACCGACGACCAGCGGGCGATTGTCCGTTCGATTTTCGAAGGAATCATCCAGCCCGATTGGCACAAGCGGATCGACCAGCAGTTGCAGGACGATGCCGGCGGCTATGGGGAGCAACAGAGTCTGGCCATCTTCGGCACGCCCGGCGCCGATAAGTTCGAGTTCGTCATGACAGGCCGCCACATGACTCTGCGTTGCGACGGCAATTCGAACGATAGCGTGGCCTTTGGCGGTCCGATTTTCTACGGGCATGCCGCCGATAGCTTCAACGAAGGCCCGACGCATCCGGGCAACATCTTCTGGCCGCAGGCCGTGGCCGCCAACAAGGTGTTCCAGATGATGGACGAGAAGCAGCGCAAAGCGGCGCTCGTCAAAAGCCTGCCCAACGAAAGCAAGGTGGGCTTTCAAGGATCTTCTGGTGGCTTCCCCGGCATCCCCGCCGCCGAACTATCGAGCGATCAGCGCGAAGAGTTGCAGAAAGTGCTGCAAGTTCTCTTGGAGCCGTATCGTCAAAGCGACCGCGACGAGGTCGTGGCCTGCCTCAAGGCGCAGGGCGGGCTCGACAAATGCTCCCTTGCCTTTTACCAGGACGGCGATATCGGCAACGACAACGTATGGGACTGCTGGCGTCTGGAAGGCCCGTCGTTCGTGTGGTACTTCCGCGGAACACCACACGTCCATGTGTGGGTCAACGTGGCCAGCGATCCGTCGGTGAAGCTGAACGCGTAAGCGGTCGATCAAGGCCTCAAACGATCGCCGGTCGTCAACACAGCCGAAATGGTTGCGGATTCAAGGCGCGCGGCGGTACGCCTCGCGCTCGAATGGGTTGTCCCAATAGGGGCTCCGCCCCGCGAGCCACAGTGCCAATGCGCACAGTCCATAGGCAGGCAGGAAGGCCGGCCCCCAGCGTTCGTACTGCGCGACGTGTACCAGTTCGTGCTCGCGCGAATCGTCAAGCGCCCGGCGATCGACCCCCAGGACGACATGACCGAGCGTCATCGCCGCGGCACCCTGGACAAGGGGCGCGTGTGCCAAGAACCGCGTCACTGCGCCGCCCCAGAACTCGAGAATCCGGCCTCTTCGGCGGCAGCCTCCGCCGGTCGCCAGGCCGATAATCCCCATGAGCAATCCCAACGCCGTCGCGGGCGATACCCACACGATCAGTATGATTGCGCGTAGCGCGGCCATATACGCAATACCTGCTCCCAGGCGGTTCCAACGTCTGGATCTAATTGTGACGCCGCCACTGCCACTATGGTTCGACGGATCGCAAATCTA
This region of Pirellulales bacterium genomic DNA includes:
- a CDS encoding prenyltransferase/squalene oxidase repeat-containing protein, giving the protein MCRLRRKARYQWVSSSNDAATTGKLHPITRQALDKMWTLQREDGGWTWLKCDWPPMESDDHFGVAFAAIGAGVAPDGYADTPAAKAGLDKIRTYLANNPPPTLHHKAMVMWASTYVPNLMTDADRQACIDTLRGLQHDDGGWGLATLGNWQRGDGTPQDTAASDGYGTGFVIYVLRRAGIAADDAQIQRGITWLKTHQRESGRWFSRSLHADSKHYISHAGTAFALLALASCDAAK
- a CDS encoding SMP-30/gluconolactonase/LRE family protein, encoding MRIKINEKCRRPVVAALLLVVSLAPRAVLAADNDIVPANARLELLYTRTAPIAGGLTEGPAVAPDGSIYFTDIPEGADHGLIVRFDPATQKTSTFTADSGKANGLAFDAQGQLIACEGSDQGGRRVSRWNVKTGERATLADRYQGKHFNAPNDLCLDEQGRIYFTDPRYLGTEPRELEQRAVYRIDADGKVNEVTHDVEKPNGIAISPDQKTLYVADTNNGSDRIQAGVKPAKGAMKVYAFGLSAAGTVSGPRHTLIDFGKEDGCDGMTIDVQGNLYLAARSAKRPGILVLDPAGKELAFIPTATVAADVEATEGLPSNCEFGIGAEASTLYVTVDKKLYRIRLNVDGYHIPWKK
- a CDS encoding DUF3500 domain-containing protein, which codes for MTRDNRPCPDCSSSDAVTAVDSVNRRDFLRTAGAVGAAATLGSLPLWTPGRSWAADTAASSSSSPESLVKVLYDALKPEQRAKVCYSWDHTDPKRGLLRTFVANNWNINDQEINSDFYTDDQRAIVRSIFEGIIQPDWHKRIDQQLQDDAGGYGEQQSLAIFGTPGADKFEFVMTGRHMTLRCDGNSNDSVAFGGPIFYGHAADSFNEGPTHPGNIFWPQAVAANKVFQMMDEKQRKAALVKSLPNESKVGFQGSSGGFPGIPAAELSSDQREELQKVLQVLLEPYRQSDRDEVVACLKAQGGLDKCSLAFYQDGDIGNDNVWDCWRLEGPSFVWYFRGTPHVHVWVNVASDPSVKLNA